CGCTACGGCAAGAAAATCGGCGATCCGAATCTCGTCGCGCTGGGCGCATACCTGGCGGGTATCCGCATGGCGAACGGTCCCTCGGTGGCGGGCAACATGGCCCAGCGTCTGGCGGCCCTGCAGGACCTGAACGAGCTGTACGCCGCGCGCCGCAGCACTCCGCCGTTTGTGCGGGATGTCTGGCTGGAAGGGACCATGGAAATGGTCGCCCGCTCCAAAGGCGGCAGCCCCGAGGGTTTCTATCTCGCCGCCCGGGGTGGCTATAACGACTGGAGCCATTCGCACAACGATGTCGGCAACTTCATCGTCTATTACAACGGCAAGCCGGTCTTCATCGATGTCGGCAGCGCCACGACCAACATCAAGACATACGGAGAGGAACGCTACACGCTCTGGAACCTGCAGTCGGCTTATCACAACCTGCCCACCGTGAACGGTGTCATGCAGTACGAGGACCACAGCCAGTTTGTTCCCGGACATTCGAGGAACGAGAAGGGCTATTGGGCCAAGGACCCGCACTACAGTGCGACCGGTTCCTACGCCCGGTTCGGCTGTGATATCAGCGCGGCCTACCCGCCCTCGGCAAAGCTTAAGTCCTGGCGACGGACTGTCAGCCTGGACCGGAAGAAACAGATCACTGTCACCGATGATTACGAGCTCGCTGAAAAAACGGGAGAGGTGTTCCTCAGCCTGATGACTCCCTGCCGGGTGGAGCTGGAAAAAGACGGCCTGATAAGCCTGGAGGTGTGGGACGCCGGGGAGGCGGGAAAGAGCGCTGCGCTCAAGTTGCGCTATGACCCGAAACAGCTTTCGGCCAAAGTTGAGGAGATCGATCTGGATGATCCCCGGCTGGAGGGTTTCTGGAAACAGGGCTTGAGGCGGATTGTGCTGAAAGTCCCGGCGGATTCGCCGCTGCGCAACAGCCTGGGTGTCCGCATTACCCGCTGACCGGCGGGATGAACAAGAAAGGGGCGCGACAGGCAGTGCGCCGCACCCCTGTACTCGTCACAACGTCAGAATACACAAGGGGCGGGTCTCAGACCCGCCCCTTGCCATAACCGGAATGATGAATCCAATCCTCAGACGTTCTCGGCGATTGCCTCTTCCAGCACGGCCAGGCCCTCGCGCAGGGCGCCCTCCTCGATCACCAGCGGCGGGTTGATCTTCACCGTGGCGCTGCCCATGCCCACCGGGGAGAACATAAGAAGGCCTTTCTCCACGCAGGAGTTGATGATGTTCCAGGCCAGGTCGCCGTCCGGCTCGATGCCGCCCTTTTTGACCATGTGCAGCCCGGCCACCATGCCCTTGCCCTGCACCGAGCCGATCACCGCCGGGAACTTCTTCTGGATGGCCTTGAGGCCCTCGTGCAGGATACGGCCCATCGCGGCGCCGTGCTCCACGATCTTCTCCTCGAGGATGGCCTTGATGTTGGCCACCGCCGCGGCGGCGCAGACCGGGTTGCCGGTGTGGGTGCTGGTCATCTCGTTCGGGCCGTACAGGTCCATCACTTCCTTGCGGCCGACCACGGCCGAGATCGGCAGGCTGCTCGAGATGCCCTTGCCGAAACAGGCCAGGTCGGGCAGGATGCCGTAGTTCTCCCAGCCGAACATGGTGCCGCAGCGGCCGAACCCGGCCTGGACCTCATCGCAGCAGAACAGGGCGCCGTTGGCGTCACACCACTTACGCAGCGCCTGCACGTACTCGGGCGGCGCGAAACTGGCGCCGCCGCCCTGGTAGGTCTCCATCAGCACGCCAGCCACCATGTCAGGCGTAATACCCTTGGCGGCCAATGATTTCTCGAACAGTCCGAAGCTGGTGTCGGGCGTGCGGAACCCATCCGGGAACGGCACCTGGACAATGTTCGGGTCCAGGTTGACAATCCATTCCTTCAGTGCCGGGCTGCCGCCCAGCATCTGCGCGCCCAGGGTGCGGCCGTGGAAATCCCGCTCGAACGAGACCACGGTGATCTTGTGCTTGCCGTACTTTTTCAGGCCGTAGGTGCGCATCAGCTTGAACGCGCATTCCACGGTCTCGCTGCCGGTGGTCAGGATGAAAGCCTTGTCCATCGAGGGCGGGGTGACATCCACCAGGAGCTGGGCCAGCTCGGCGCGCGGGTCGTTGGGGAAACAGTAGCTGGTGAGCAGCCCCCCCTTGACCTGGTCCAGGATGGCCTTGTTGATCTTGGGATGGTTGTGCCCGGCGTTGGTGATCAGCACGCCGCTCGACCAGTCGATCCACTGGTTGCCCCACTTGTCCCAGACCGTGGCTCCCTGTGCGTGGCTCCAGAGCACCAGCGGCTGGCCGCTCATCGAGAGCGGCTCGTTGCGGCGCAGGCTCTCGATAATGGGCAGGGACTCGGGCACCGGGATGGCGGTCTTGATCTTGCGGTTTGGCGTGTCGACCGGCTTTACGGTCCTGGGTGTGGTGCTGAATGTCTTGGCCAACATGTCCTCCTTGTACTTGTACTTGTAGTTTGTCTTTCGTTATGTTTCGATTGTCAGCGAAAGGCAGCGGAAGTAAAAAAGCTAACAGAAACGGCCTGAAATGTCAATGTATGGAGACTCGGCCAGCTGGATTCAGGCGCGGTTTTTTCGACTGTCGGCGAGGGTGTTGTGCGGCTTGATTTCAGGGCACAAATGTGTTATAAATCTCAACTTGACAGTCGGCTTGAATTCCTGCCGTCGCCCGGCTTTTCCCAAGGCGGGGGCGACCGTGAAACCGATAGATAAATTCTAAACATGAGGTCCGCATGCGTGTCCTGATAACCGGTGGAGCGGGCTTTATCGGCAGCCATCTGGCGGAGCATTTTTCGGTCTCCGGCGCCGAGGTTCGGGTGCTGGACAACCTGCGCACCGGCTACCTGCGCAACCTTGACGGGCTGACTTGCGATTTCCGCCGCGGCTCGGTCACCGAGGCTGCGGAGCTGGCCGCGGCCATGGACGGGGTGGAGCTGGTATTCCACCTGGCGGCGATGGTCAGCGTGCCGGAGAGCGTGGAGCACCCGGACGAGTGCGTGCGGATCAACACCCTGGGGACGCTGAACGTGCTGGCCGCGGCGAAAAAGGCCGGGGTGCGCAAGGTGGTGCTGGCCAGCAGCGCGGCGGTCTACGGCGACAACCCGCAAGTGCCCAAGCGCGAGGACATGCTGCCCGAGCCCAAGAGCCCCTACGCGGTGACCAAGCTGGACGGGGAATACTACCTGCGGATGTACCGTGACGCCTGGGCCCTGGACACGGTGAGCCTGCGCTTCTTCAACGTGTTCGGGCCGCGCCAGGACCCCTCCAGCCACTACGCGGCCGCAGTGCCAATTTTCATCCACCGCGCCCTGCGGCATCAGGACATCGTGATCTTCGGCGACGGGGCCCAGGTGCGGGATTTCGTCTACGTGAAAGACCTGGTCCGGGCGATCCTGATGGGCGTGGAGCGGGGGCGGGATGTCTACAATGTCGGGCGCGGGGAGTACATCACCATCCTGGAGCTGGCCCGGCGGATCGTCCAGATCACCGGCTCGCGCTCGAAGATCGTATTCGCCGCCGAGCGGCCCGGGGACATCCGCGCCAGTTACGCCGACATCTCCCGTCTGTGCGCTCTGGGCTATAACCCCTCGGCGGACCTCGAAACCGGGCTGGCCGCCACTATCCAGTATTTCAGCGCGTTGATGGAGTGAGTCCGGGTGACGGTTGGAAGAAATTGACAAAAAGGTTGCAATTCTGCGTTTGAATCCGTTTATTATTGTACCGGTATAATGTTAGAGCTGGTTGAAGCATCCCCGGCCGGGCCCTGTCCACCAGGAGTGAGGGATGAGCGGCGCAAACCCGGAGCGGTTGAGGATATCCTCACACAAGGTGTTTTTCGTGTCCCTGGCCGCAGTCTGCCTGGCCGTGGCCGCCTGCGGTCGCACATATCCGGATTCCAGTCCGGAGGGGTCAGTCCGGCCGGTGCAGACCGCCCTGCTGCCCTCGCGCGGCTTGCCCTCGGGCTGGTCCGCCGGCGATTCGGTCCAGGAATATGACGGCGCGGGGCTGTCCGACCTGCTGGACGGTGGGGCGGAGCTGTACCGGGAGTTCGGTTTCGTGCGCTCCCTGACCCGCGAGTACATCGGGCCGGAGGGCGCCCTGGTGATCGCCGGGGTGTACGAGATGACCGACCCGGCCGCGGCTTTCGGCCTGTTCACGGTCTCGCGGCGGGAGGATTACCAGAGGGTGGATTACGGCCTGGCCGGAGCGGAGAGCGACTATCGGCTCGTGTTCTGCAAGGGGTCTTATTTCGTGGACATGCAGTCGATGGGGCCGGGGCCGGAGAGCCAGGCCGCGGTGCGCGCCCTGGGCCGCAGCGTGGAGAGCGCGCTCCCCGGGACAACCGGGAGCCTGCCCGCGGCCCTGTCGTTGCTGCCGTCCCGGGACCGTCTACCGGACAGCGAGACCCTGGTGCGCGGGGTCCTGGGACTGAACACCTGCCATTACCTGAGCGACAGTAACCTCTACGGCCTGAGCGCCGCGCTGCCGGCGGTGCTGGCGCAGTACGTGAGCGGCGACGACCCCCGCTCGGTATGGCTGCTGGCGGTAAGCTACCCGGACCCGGCCGCCGCGTCCGGCGCGTTGGAGCGTGTGAGCGCTTTCTACAGTCAGCGCGCCGCAGCCGACCCGTCCGGACACCTGGCGCCCGAGGGCGCCGTAGCCCTGACCTACACCTCGGACCAGGGCGAGGACCGCATCCTGTTGAGCGGTGATAAGCTTTACAACCTGTTCGACGCACCGGCCGGGGCCTCGGCGGCCATGCTGAAACAATTGCTGGCGGAGTGATCCGCGCGGCCTTTCGGCGAAGAGAGACGGAGTTGCTTTGCTCTTTGATGAAAATGTATCAGAGCGGTTGAAGATTTCGTTTAGAGAGCGTGGAGGGAGATAAAGATGGAGATCGGACGCAAGGAATTTCTGAAAGTGCTCGGGGCCGGCGCTCTGGCGGCCGGACTGGCCGGCTGCGGCGGTGGCGCGAAGACTGAAGGTGCTGGAAACGGAGCCTCTGGCGAGGCGGCCACGCAGCGTCGCCGCGAACCGGTCAAGACCGGCGGCCCGGTGCTGAGCGTAGCCACCGGGGCCGACCCCGAGGCGATCACCCGCCGGGCGATCCAGGAACTGGGCGGCATGGGCCTGTTCATCTCGCGCGGCGACAAGGTGATGATAAAGCCCAATATCGGCTGGGACCGCGTGCCCGAGCAGGCCGCCACGACCAACCCGACCGTGGTGGCCACCCTGGTGGCGCTCTGCCTGGAGGCGGGCGCGGCCAAGGTCTACGTGCTGGACAACACGATCAACGACCCGCGGCGCTGCTACGTGCGCAGCGGGATCAAGGAGGCGGCCGAGAAAGCCGGCGCCGAATGCCCGTTCGTCGAGGATTTCAATTTCAAGAAAGCCGAGGTGGGCGGTGAGCTGATCAAGCAGTGGCCGGTCTACCAGCCGGCCCTGGAGGTGGACAAGATCATCAACGCCCCCATCGCCAAGCATCACAGCCTGAGCCGTCTGACCGTGGGCATGAAGAATTTCTACGGCCTGATGGGCGGGCGGCGCAACCAGTTGCACCAGGATGTGCACCTGAGCATCGCCGAGATGACCCGTTTCTTCGCCCCCACCCTGACCGTGGTCGACGCCGTGCGCATCCTCACCGGCAACGGCCCCTCGGGCGGGAGCCTGACCGATGTTAAGAAGACCGACACCGTGATCGCCTCGCTCGACCCGGTGGCTGCGGACAGCCGTGCGGCCGGACTGTTCGGGATCGACCCGGTCGAGATACGCTACCTGACACTGGGCCAGCAGATGGGCCTCGGCTCGATCAGCCCCGACGCCTCACTGGTCCGGGAGGTGAGCCTCTGATGCGCACTGCACGACGGATCAGCCAGAGCGCGTTCTTCATCCTGTTCCTTTTCCTGCTGGTCATGACCGAGTACAAGGGCGTCGACACCATCGCCTACCCGGTCAAGGTGTTTTTCGATTTCGACCCGCTGGTGGCGGCCTCCACGTTCCTGGCCCAGCACGCCGTTCCGCGCATGCTGCTCTGGAGCCTCGTGGTGGTGGGCCTCACGGTGAGCCTGGGCCGCTTTTTCTGCGGCTGGGTCTGTCCGATGGGCACGCTCAACCACATCCTGAGCCACAACAAGCGCAAGCCCAAGGACAAGATCGCCCGCAACCGCTACGACAAGCGCCAGAGCTGGAAATACGTGGCCGTGGTCTTTTTCCTGGCCGGCTCGCTGCTGGGCCTTCAGATCGTGGGGTTCCTCGACCCGTTCTCGGTGCTCATCCGCTCGTTCGGCCTGGCGGTCAACCCGGTGTTCAACTGGCTGGTGCGCGCGGCGTTCTACCCGCTGTTCGCCCTCGACCTGCCCTGGCTCAACGCGATAATCGAGCCGGTGTTCAATTTCCTGCGCCGCTGGGTGCTCTCGTTCGAGCAGCCCTATTTCTACCAGGGGCTTTTCATCGGCCTGGTTTTCACCGGCATCGCGGTGCTCAACCAGGTGCGGCGTCGTTTCTGGTGCCGCTACCTCTGCCCGCTGGGCGCGCTGCTGGGCCTTCTGAGCCGTTTCAATTTCCTGAAGCTCCGGGTTAACAAAGAGACCTGCACCAACTGCAACCTGTGCAGCCGCAACTGCGAGGGCGCCTGCGAGCCGCAGTCGAGCGAAAGCTGGCTGCGCACCGAGTGCCTCTACTGCTGGAACTGCATCGAGTCCTGCCCCAGCCATTCGCTCTCGTTCGGCTTCGGTCTGCCCGGCAAGGCCGAGCGTGGCGTGGATTACGGCAAGCGCCACGTGGTGGCCGCAATGGGCGCGGCGGTGGGAGCGGTGGCCCTGGCCCGGATCGACCCGCGTAAGATGCCGCCGTTCGCCTCGGGCGAGGATGTCAAGGAGTCGAAGAAATTCAACCCCGCGCTCATCCGTCCGCCCGGAGCGGTGGACGAGTCCGAGTTCCTGCACCGCTGCATCAAGTGCGGCGAGTGCATGAAAGTCTGCATCAAGAACGCGATCCAGCCCACCCTGATGGAGGCCGGGCTGGAGGGGTTCTGGACGCCCTACCTGAAAATGCAGCAGGGCTACTGCGAGTACAATTGCACGCTCTGCGGCCAGGTCTGCCCGACCCAGGCGATCCGGAAACTGACCGTGGAGCAGAAACACCAGACCAAGATCGGGCTGGCGTTCTTCGACAGGAACCGCTGCATCCCGTACAGCCAGGGGCACAATTGTATAGTTTGCGAGGAGGTCTGCCCCACGCCCAAGAAAGCGATCTGGTTCGAGGAG
Above is a window of bacterium DNA encoding:
- a CDS encoding heparinase II/III-family protein — its product is MLRDLVLAECAEGRGRFLKKIADGIWLICEESGWSDAPSPHMRTPGYELPDKSKPELDLTSGETVNLLACTSYLLAEELDTVSINLRKRILLEARERVLDPCLQRDDMWWMGFQPAHTMNNWNPWCNSNWLTAVLLLETDPGRRVASVHKILRSLDQFIGYYSTDGACDEGPHYWGFSGATLFNCLDLLNSASRGAIDVFQDGMIKNIGKYIYRVHIDSLYFFNYADAPLFTDFDEQGDDMMFRYGKKIGDPNLVALGAYLAGIRMANGPSVAGNMAQRLAALQDLNELYAARRSTPPFVRDVWLEGTMEMVARSKGGSPEGFYLAARGGYNDWSHSHNDVGNFIVYYNGKPVFIDVGSATTNIKTYGEERYTLWNLQSAYHNLPTVNGVMQYEDHSQFVPGHSRNEKGYWAKDPHYSATGSYARFGCDISAAYPPSAKLKSWRRTVSLDRKKQITVTDDYELAEKTGEVFLSLMTPCRVELEKDGLISLEVWDAGEAGKSAALKLRYDPKQLSAKVEEIDLDDPRLEGFWKQGLRRIVLKVPADSPLRNSLGVRITR
- a CDS encoding aspartate aminotransferase family protein; amino-acid sequence: MAKTFSTTPRTVKPVDTPNRKIKTAIPVPESLPIIESLRRNEPLSMSGQPLVLWSHAQGATVWDKWGNQWIDWSSGVLITNAGHNHPKINKAILDQVKGGLLTSYCFPNDPRAELAQLLVDVTPPSMDKAFILTTGSETVECAFKLMRTYGLKKYGKHKITVVSFERDFHGRTLGAQMLGGSPALKEWIVNLDPNIVQVPFPDGFRTPDTSFGLFEKSLAAKGITPDMVAGVLMETYQGGGASFAPPEYVQALRKWCDANGALFCCDEVQAGFGRCGTMFGWENYGILPDLACFGKGISSSLPISAVVGRKEVMDLYGPNEMTSTHTGNPVCAAAAVANIKAILEEKIVEHGAAMGRILHEGLKAIQKKFPAVIGSVQGKGMVAGLHMVKKGGIEPDGDLAWNIINSCVEKGLLMFSPVGMGSATVKINPPLVIEEGALREGLAVLEEAIAENV
- a CDS encoding NAD-dependent epimerase/dehydratase family protein → MRVLITGGAGFIGSHLAEHFSVSGAEVRVLDNLRTGYLRNLDGLTCDFRRGSVTEAAELAAAMDGVELVFHLAAMVSVPESVEHPDECVRINTLGTLNVLAAAKKAGVRKVVLASSAAVYGDNPQVPKREDMLPEPKSPYAVTKLDGEYYLRMYRDAWALDTVSLRFFNVFGPRQDPSSHYAAAVPIFIHRALRHQDIVIFGDGAQVRDFVYVKDLVRAILMGVERGRDVYNVGRGEYITILELARRIVQITGSRSKIVFAAERPGDIRASYADISRLCALGYNPSADLETGLAATIQYFSALME
- a CDS encoding DUF362 domain-containing protein, which produces MEIGRKEFLKVLGAGALAAGLAGCGGGAKTEGAGNGASGEAATQRRREPVKTGGPVLSVATGADPEAITRRAIQELGGMGLFISRGDKVMIKPNIGWDRVPEQAATTNPTVVATLVALCLEAGAAKVYVLDNTINDPRRCYVRSGIKEAAEKAGAECPFVEDFNFKKAEVGGELIKQWPVYQPALEVDKIINAPIAKHHSLSRLTVGMKNFYGLMGGRRNQLHQDVHLSIAEMTRFFAPTLTVVDAVRILTGNGPSGGSLTDVKKTDTVIASLDPVAADSRAAGLFGIDPVEIRYLTLGQQMGLGSISPDASLVREVSL
- a CDS encoding 4Fe-4S binding protein, encoding MRTARRISQSAFFILFLFLLVMTEYKGVDTIAYPVKVFFDFDPLVAASTFLAQHAVPRMLLWSLVVVGLTVSLGRFFCGWVCPMGTLNHILSHNKRKPKDKIARNRYDKRQSWKYVAVVFFLAGSLLGLQIVGFLDPFSVLIRSFGLAVNPVFNWLVRAAFYPLFALDLPWLNAIIEPVFNFLRRWVLSFEQPYFYQGLFIGLVFTGIAVLNQVRRRFWCRYLCPLGALLGLLSRFNFLKLRVNKETCTNCNLCSRNCEGACEPQSSESWLRTECLYCWNCIESCPSHSLSFGFGLPGKAERGVDYGKRHVVAAMGAAVGAVALARIDPRKMPPFASGEDVKESKKFNPALIRPPGAVDESEFLHRCIKCGECMKVCIKNAIQPTLMEAGLEGFWTPYLKMQQGYCEYNCTLCGQVCPTQAIRKLTVEQKHQTKIGLAFFDRNRCIPYSQGHNCIVCEEVCPTPKKAIWFEEVEVLDSSGQNKIKVKQPHIDPHLCVGCGMCENVCPLVDKPGVYVTAIGESRSPNNQMLLDVYGSGLT